A window of the Arachis duranensis cultivar V14167 chromosome 5, aradu.V14167.gnm2.J7QH, whole genome shotgun sequence genome harbors these coding sequences:
- the LOC107489372 gene encoding transcription factor BIM2 (The sequence of the model RefSeq protein was modified relative to this genomic sequence to represent the inferred CDS: added 13 bases not found in genome assembly), which produces MRVGKGNQEEEEYDEEEFGSSKKQGPSSAPNNANNTNKDAKAVDKASVIRSKHSVTEQRRRSKINERFQILRDLIPHSDQKRDTASFLLEVIEYVQYLQEKVQKYEGSYQGWGHEPSKLMPWRNSHWRVQSFVGQPQAIKNGSGPVSPFPGKFDESNISISPTMLSGNQNMIDTDQGRDIVSKASEGQTDLASKGIALPLGMHPNMSIPVRSDGVLSHPLQGSVSEAQSTECPAASEPLSQQDELTIEGGTISISSVYSQGLLNNLTQALQSAGLDLSQASISVQINLGKRANNGPSCGTSSPKNHDMVPSSNQAFAQFRDAGSEDSDQAQKRLKTFK; this is translated from the exons AAGGGAaccaagaagaggaagagtacgaCGAAGAGGAATTCGGTTCTTCTAAGAAACAAGGCCCTTCCTCTGCCCCTAATAACGCCAATAACACCAACAAAG ATGCCAAAGCTGTTGATAAAGCAAGCGTGATAAGATCAAAACATTCGGTGACTGAGCAGCGAAGAAGAAGCAAGATAAATGAGAG ATTTCAGATATTGAGGGATCTCATACCTCATAGTGATCAAAAGAGGGACACAGCATCATTCTTACTGGAG GTGATTGAGTATGTTCAGTACTTACAGGAGAAGGTACAAAAGTATGAAGGCTCATATCAGGGTTGGGGTCATGAACCCTCAAAGTTGATGCCATGG AGAAATAGCCATTGGCGTGTGCAAAGCTTTGTTGGGCAACCACAAGCCATAAAGAATGGTTCAGGTCCTGTGTCACCTTTTCCTGGAAAGTTTGACGAAAGCAACATTAGTATCTCTCCAACTATGCTTAGCGGCAACCAGAATATGATAGACACCGATCAGGGTAGGGATATTGTCAGCAAAGCATCCGAAGGACAAACTGATTTAGCTAGCAAGGGAATAGCTCTGCCCTTGGGTATGCACCCAAACATGTCTATTCCTGTCAGAAGCGATGGTGTACTTTCACATCCTCTACAGGGATCTGTTTCAGAAGCGCAGTCAACTGAGTGCCCTGCCGCTAGTGAACCACTGAGCCAACAGGACGAGCTGACTATTGAAGGAGGGACAATCAGCATTTCTAGTGTGTACTCCCAAGG GTTGTTGAACAATCTGACTCAGGCACTACAGAGTGCTGGTTTAGATCTATCACAGGCCAGCATTTCGGTTCAGATTAATCTTGGAAAACGAGCAAACAATGGACCAAGCTGTGGGACCTCTTCTCCCAAG AATCACGACATGGTTCCTTCCAGCAACCAAGCTTTTGCACAGTTTAGAGATGCAGGCAGTGAAGACTCGGACCAAGCTCAGAAACGTCTGAAAACATTCAAGTGA